A DNA window from Daucus carota subsp. sativus chromosome 3, DH1 v3.0, whole genome shotgun sequence contains the following coding sequences:
- the LOC108215163 gene encoding YTH domain-containing protein ECT1: protein MEESGQQGPDRVVPVSNSTSPVAVESHFSPDNRIEQILQPKEDKVVSASSLNTTIAGPPSIITGPPEILASSGALATSYQPNAYAPLEQSFYYGGYENNAGNWGEYPNYVNANNLQIIPPAMFNDNSSLFYPSGYSFDTQMAYGQFPPLASPMSPFLVDGQLYSPHQIPMSPNFYPQSISPGLPHVGSSHSMSQTEMATPVSTGQDSVNDNMLLGPGSGYYLHFGSFPASSAPANSSLGLYKYPGEFGSGENPLIRSNSNDTGNILSPLTPGAVYTQPVGILGSYDHSLAQASQQQIPFTRRYHNSTSSRMSNYGNWDASRSNRFTPDKGGRRDRDSISISADSHGNANDRNRGPRALKPKIKTSTEEKAAPGVAKAGASTSGVNLDLYNQPDFVTDYERAKFFVIKSFSEDNVHKSIKYCVWASTPLGNRKLDAAFQEAKDSNSIYPVFLFFSVNASGQFCGVAEMTGPVDFENDADYWQQDRWSGQFPVKWHIIKDIPNGRFRHILLDNNENKPVTHSRDSQEVKLEQGLAMLKIFKEHEADTSMLDDFVYYDEKERSLQEKRAKQSSPGKIPDASITQLSENLAGTLHLKVIEDKQK, encoded by the exons ATGGAAGAATCGGGTCAACAGGGTCCGGATCGGGTCGTGCCCGTGTCGAATTCCACCTCACCGGTTgctg TTGAGAGTCATTTTAGTCCTGATAACCGGATTGAACAG ATATTGCAACCTAAAGAGGATAAGGTTGTATCAGCGAGTTCTCTAAATACCACCATTGCTGGGCCGCCAAGCATTATAACAGGCCCGCCAGAAATCTTGGCTTCAAGTGGAGCACTTGCCACATCCTACCAGCCCAATGCATATGCTCCGCTAGAACAAAGTTTCTACTATGGAG GTTACGAGAACAATGCTGGTAACTGGGGGGAGTATCCTAACTATGTTAATGCAAACAACTTGCAGATAATACCTCCA GCTATGTTCAACGATAATTCCTCACTCTTTTATCCTTCCGGCTATAGCTTTGATACACAAATGGCCTATGGCCAGTTTCCTCCTCTGGCCAGCCCAATGTCCCCATTTTTGGTTGATGGTCAGCTGTACTCACCACATCAAATACCCATGTCGCCGAATTTTTATCCGCAGTCAATCTCTCCTGGACTGCCCCATGTCGGATCATCTCATTCAATGTCTCAAACTGAGATGGCGACCCCAGTAAGTACAGGTCAAGACAGTGTTAATGATAATATGCTTCTTGGACCAGGATCTGGTTATTACTTGCATTTTGGATCATTTCCTGCTAGTAGTGCACCTGCAAACAGTAGCCTTGGCTTGTACAAGTATCCAGGAGAGTTTGGATCTGGTGAAAATCCACTAATTCGATCGAATTCCAACGACACGGGTAACATTTTGTCTCCGTTGACCCCAGGAGCAGTTTACACCCAGCCTGTTGGCATACTTGGATCATATGACCACAGCCTGGCACAG GCTTCTCAGCAGCAAATACCATTTACAAGGCGCTATCATAATAGTACATCTTCTAGAATGTCAAACTATGGGAACTGGGATGCTAGTCGCTCCAACCGATTCACTCCTGATAAAGGTGGAAGAAGGGATAGGGACTCAATCAGTATTTCTGCTGATTCACATGGCAATGCCAACGACCGTAATCGAGGTCCAAGAGCATTGaagccaaaaataaaaactagtacTGAAGAAAAGGCTGCACCTGGTGTTGCAAAAGCAGGCGCATCGACTTCTGGAGTCAATCTTGATCTATACAACCAACCAGATTTTGTCACAGACTATGAGCGAGCCAAGTTCTTTGTCATCAAGTCTTTTAGTGAAGACAATGTTCACAAAAGTATTAAATATTGTGTTTGGGCCAGCACACCCCTTGGGAACAGGAAACTGGATGCTGCCTTTCAAGAAGCTAAGGATTCTAATAGCATATACCCCGTTTTTCTCTTCTTCTCG GTTAATGCTAGCGGGCAGTTCTGTGGTGTGGCTGAAATGACTGGCCCTGTCGATTTTGAGAATGATGCAGATTACTGGCAGCAGGATAGATGGAGTGGGCAATTTCCTGTCAAGTGgcatataataaaagatataCCAAATGGTCGATTTCGCCATATTCTTCTGGACAACAATGAAAATAAGCCCGTCACTCACAGCCGAGACTCTCAGGAG GTGAAGCTTGAACAAGGTCTTGCGatgttaaaaatattcaaaGAGCATGAAGCTGATACATCAATGTTGGatgattttgtttattatgATGAGAAGGAGCGTTCGTTGCAGGAAAAGAGAGCTAAACAGTCAAGTCCGGGCAAAATACCTGATGCTTCAATAACTCAATTATCTGAGAACCTGGCTGGTACCCTTCATCTGAAAGTCATTGAAGACAAACAAAAGTAA